In Marinomonas posidonica IVIA-Po-181, a single window of DNA contains:
- the bioF gene encoding 8-amino-7-oxononanoate synthase → MKPAFNTPSWMLAALDERRRQDLMRHTVTLDSPQVPHTQINGQRYTAFCSNDYLGLANHPSLIRAMQQSADEYGVGGGSSHLVAGHLTPHHRLEEALAEWLGYERVLLFSTGYMANLGVISALANKQRPVIQDKLNHASLIDGAQLAQAPMRRYLHATPLSAKKLMMKSEQSGLLVTDGVFSMDGDIAPLSELSDLASQYDWTFMVDDAHGLGCLGEKGRGSLALSDLAMAQVPLLMGTFGKAFGTSGAFVATTRDFADYLTQFARPYVYTTSMSPAMAGASLAALELICSQEGEDRRVRLAEHIAYFRQRVASLPVELMVSKTAIQPIVIGDSSTALAVSEQLKAFGIWCTAIRPPTVPKGKARLRITLSAGHSKQDLVLLCDALEQVLTAK, encoded by the coding sequence ATGAAGCCAGCGTTTAATACGCCTTCATGGATGCTGGCGGCGCTTGATGAAAGGCGTCGTCAGGACCTTATGCGTCATACGGTGACCTTAGATAGTCCTCAAGTGCCTCATACTCAAATTAATGGTCAGCGTTATACCGCGTTTTGCTCAAACGATTATTTAGGGTTGGCAAATCATCCTTCGTTAATCCGAGCTATGCAGCAAAGTGCCGATGAATATGGCGTTGGCGGCGGTTCCTCGCATTTGGTAGCAGGGCATCTTACTCCCCACCATAGATTGGAAGAGGCGTTGGCCGAATGGCTTGGGTATGAGCGTGTTTTGTTATTTAGCACAGGTTACATGGCCAATCTCGGGGTGATCTCCGCTTTAGCGAATAAACAGCGCCCCGTCATTCAGGATAAACTAAATCACGCTTCTTTAATTGATGGTGCGCAATTGGCGCAGGCCCCCATGCGTCGCTATCTTCACGCCACCCCTTTGAGTGCTAAAAAGCTGATGATGAAGTCCGAACAAAGTGGATTATTGGTGACGGACGGCGTTTTTAGTATGGACGGAGACATAGCGCCTTTGTCAGAGTTATCGGATTTGGCCTCTCAGTATGATTGGACTTTTATGGTAGATGATGCTCATGGATTAGGGTGCTTGGGTGAAAAAGGGCGTGGCAGTTTGGCGCTATCCGATTTGGCGATGGCACAAGTTCCTTTATTAATGGGAACGTTTGGTAAAGCATTTGGAACGTCAGGGGCTTTTGTCGCAACGACGCGCGATTTCGCGGACTATTTGACTCAGTTCGCCCGTCCATATGTGTATACCACGTCAATGTCCCCAGCTATGGCTGGTGCCAGTTTAGCTGCACTTGAGTTGATTTGTTCTCAAGAAGGAGAAGATCGAAGAGTGAGGCTGGCCGAGCACATTGCTTACTTTAGGCAGAGAGTGGCGAGTTTGCCAGTAGAGTTGATGGTGTCTAAAACGGCTATTCAGCCTATTGTGATTGGCGATAGTTCGACAGCCTTGGCGGTGAGTGAACAACTTAAAGCGTTCGGTATTTGGTGTACTGCGATTCGACCACCGACTGTTCCAAAGGGTAAAGCAAGATTGAGAATTACCCTGAGTGCTGGACACTCAAAGCAAGATTTAGTGTTATTATGTGATGCACTTGAGCAAGTATTAACAGCTAAATAA
- a CDS encoding ComF family protein, producing the protein MDWKLLSTQKIREIYYRLFFRQCYLCQSPSKQIFCHHCQQGLNPNLICCQQCKRPSNQPQSICGQCQSNKPSYQVCIAPYLFNGTMRTLIHQIKFNHGGHFIRPLTECICQNLVSEYQSRSWPQQLLFVPSHPKRIRQRGFCQTQLMAKQLHKQLQAILGKETPDFPKTNPILKVQYSQAQHTLPRKARLTAPNKNYQIQGQIAEHVALFDDVMTTGSTIEACCKQLLKAGAKRIDVWVIARTPDKTH; encoded by the coding sequence ATGGACTGGAAATTGCTGTCAACCCAAAAAATCAGAGAGATTTACTACAGGTTGTTTTTTAGACAATGCTATTTATGCCAATCCCCCAGCAAACAAATCTTTTGCCATCACTGCCAACAAGGGCTTAACCCAAACCTAATTTGCTGCCAGCAATGCAAACGTCCAAGCAATCAGCCACAATCAATCTGTGGACAATGCCAAAGCAACAAGCCAAGCTATCAAGTATGCATTGCCCCCTACTTATTTAATGGCACCATGAGAACCCTCATCCATCAGATTAAATTTAACCATGGCGGGCATTTTATTCGCCCACTAACAGAATGCATATGCCAAAATTTAGTGTCCGAATATCAATCTCGCTCCTGGCCACAACAACTGCTCTTTGTCCCGAGCCACCCCAAGCGCATTCGACAACGAGGCTTCTGTCAAACTCAACTTATGGCCAAGCAGCTACATAAACAGCTTCAAGCCATACTTGGAAAAGAAACGCCTGACTTTCCCAAGACAAACCCAATCCTCAAGGTTCAGTACAGCCAAGCACAACATACTCTGCCTCGTAAAGCGCGACTAACAGCCCCCAACAAAAATTACCAGATACAAGGCCAGATTGCGGAACATGTGGCTCTATTTGATGACGTCATGACAACAGGCAGCACAATCGAGGCCTGCTGCAAGCAACTATTAAAAGCAGGCGCCAAACGCATTGATGTTTGGGTCATTGCCAGAACACCAGACAAAACCCATTAA
- the bioA gene encoding adenosylmethionine--8-amino-7-oxononanoate transaminase, with protein MQDELSQQDYLALDKQLLWHPYTSMSHPSPQFLVDSAQGCEITLSNGKTLIDGMSSWWSVIHGYNHPAMNQAIQTQLNQFSHVMFGGLTHKPAIHLAKQLIEMTPEPLQRVFFSDSGSVSVEVALKMAIQYWHTQDKADKQYFVTPRSGYHGDTFAAMSVCDPENGMHNLFTGALTQQYFISPPPTGIDTPVDPEYLAEIRHVLTENHQNIAGFIIEPVVQNAGGMRFYNPDYLNHIRSLCDEFDILLIFDEIATGFGRTGKLFATEHSNICPDIMCVGKALTGGYMTLAATLTNNKVALGISEKDGVFMHGPTFMANPLACAAANASLSLLGSSDITQTVAQLEDWLTQALSPCLSLEPVKDVRCLGAIGVVELNEPIDLNEIQPKFVELGVWIRPFGKLIYLMPPYVISQQDVQKLGQAIYTILNQ; from the coding sequence ATGCAAGATGAGCTATCACAACAAGATTATTTAGCGCTAGACAAACAACTACTCTGGCACCCTTACACCTCCATGAGCCACCCAAGCCCACAGTTTTTGGTCGACAGCGCCCAAGGCTGTGAGATTACCTTAAGCAATGGCAAGACCCTAATTGACGGCATGTCTTCCTGGTGGAGTGTCATTCATGGCTACAATCACCCCGCCATGAACCAAGCCATACAGACACAGTTAAACCAGTTTTCTCATGTTATGTTTGGTGGCTTAACACACAAACCAGCCATCCATCTCGCCAAACAACTGATCGAAATGACTCCAGAGCCATTACAACGAGTCTTCTTCTCAGATTCCGGTTCTGTCTCAGTGGAAGTGGCTCTAAAAATGGCCATACAGTACTGGCACACTCAAGACAAAGCCGATAAGCAATATTTTGTCACCCCAAGAAGCGGCTATCATGGCGATACTTTCGCAGCCATGTCAGTTTGCGACCCTGAAAATGGCATGCACAACCTCTTCACAGGCGCGCTAACCCAACAATATTTTATCTCCCCACCACCAACAGGAATCGATACACCAGTCGACCCAGAATACCTTGCTGAAATTCGCCACGTATTAACAGAGAACCATCAGAACATTGCTGGATTCATCATCGAACCTGTTGTACAAAACGCTGGCGGCATGCGCTTTTACAACCCAGACTATCTTAATCACATTCGCTCACTCTGTGACGAATTCGACATCCTGCTGATTTTTGATGAAATTGCCACTGGCTTTGGCCGAACCGGAAAACTCTTTGCCACCGAACACAGTAACATTTGCCCTGACATTATGTGTGTTGGTAAAGCCTTAACGGGGGGTTACATGACCTTAGCAGCCACGCTAACGAACAATAAAGTGGCCCTTGGCATTAGCGAAAAGGATGGGGTATTCATGCATGGACCAACTTTTATGGCCAATCCTTTAGCCTGCGCCGCCGCAAACGCCAGTTTATCTTTACTAGGCTCTAGCGACATAACCCAAACCGTTGCTCAACTTGAAGACTGGCTTACTCAAGCTCTCTCACCTTGTTTGTCATTAGAACCCGTCAAAGATGTACGTTGCCTAGGCGCCATTGGCGTCGTCGAACTTAATGAGCCAATCGACCTAAACGAAATACAACCAAAGTTTGTTGAACTTGGTGTTTGGATTCGCCCATTTGGAAAACTCATCTATCTGATGCCACCCTATGTCATCAGCCAACAAGACGTTCAAAAATTGGGGCAAGCCATCTATACCATTCTTAATCAATAG
- the bioB gene encoding biotin synthase BioB, with the protein MSVSSAASMNSTGPRFDWTHAEIKALFDLPFMDLMFRAQTVHRENFAPNEVQVSTLLSIKTGACPEDCKYCPQSGHYNTELEKEKLMEVRKVLEEAALAKEKGASRFCMGAAWKHPSEKDFPYVLEMIKGVKSLGLESCVTLGTLNDDQAKRLSDAGLDYYNHNLDTSAEYYDSIITTRSYQDRLDTLSRVRDSGIKLCCGGIMGMGEEQKDRVGLLRQLSQMQPHPESVPINMLVKVEGTPLENVDDLDTFEFIRTIAVARIIMPKSHVRLSAGRQGMNEQTQALCFMAGANSIFYGEKLLTTGNPEADKDMALFAKLGINPEKREEHSDEAVAEAIAAQVVKQEDAKFFYEASV; encoded by the coding sequence ATGTCTGTTTCAAGCGCTGCTTCAATGAATTCTACTGGTCCACGTTTTGATTGGACTCATGCAGAGATAAAAGCTTTATTTGATCTTCCTTTCATGGATTTGATGTTTCGTGCACAGACTGTCCATAGAGAAAATTTCGCGCCCAATGAAGTTCAAGTAAGTACCCTTTTATCCATTAAAACAGGCGCTTGTCCAGAAGACTGTAAATACTGCCCACAAAGTGGCCACTATAATACAGAGCTTGAAAAAGAAAAATTGATGGAAGTGAGAAAGGTGTTGGAAGAAGCGGCCCTTGCAAAAGAAAAGGGCGCTAGTCGTTTCTGTATGGGGGCGGCGTGGAAGCATCCTTCTGAAAAAGATTTTCCTTATGTGTTGGAAATGATCAAAGGGGTTAAGTCGCTTGGTTTAGAGTCTTGTGTCACTTTAGGTACATTGAATGATGATCAGGCCAAACGTCTTTCAGATGCCGGTTTGGATTATTATAATCATAACTTGGACACCTCAGCGGAATACTACGATAGCATTATCACTACTCGTAGCTATCAAGATCGATTGGATACCCTTTCTCGTGTCCGTGATTCGGGCATTAAGTTATGTTGTGGTGGCATCATGGGAATGGGCGAAGAGCAAAAGGACCGCGTTGGCTTGTTGCGTCAATTGTCACAAATGCAACCACATCCAGAAAGTGTGCCAATCAATATGCTGGTAAAGGTAGAAGGCACGCCACTTGAAAATGTGGATGACTTAGATACTTTTGAATTCATTCGTACCATAGCGGTTGCTCGAATCATTATGCCTAAATCTCATGTGCGTTTATCGGCTGGCCGACAAGGGATGAATGAACAGACGCAAGCTTTATGTTTCATGGCTGGCGCAAACTCCATTTTTTACGGAGAGAAATTACTAACGACTGGTAACCCTGAAGCGGACAAAGATATGGCGTTGTTTGCTAAATTAGGTATCAACCCTGAGAAACGTGAAGAACATTCTGACGAGGCGGTTGCCGAAGCCATTGCCGCTCAAGTTGTCAAACAAGAAGACGCTAAGTTTTTCTATGAAGCCAGCGTTTAA
- a CDS encoding methyl-accepting chemotaxis protein, translated as MRKMPVTGKENDFPESDVLVSSTDVKGRITFVNDAFCEVAGYQQASLIGAPHNLIRHPDVPSAVFADMWANLKQGRSWMGIVKNRCENGDHYWVSAHVSPLLDGSKVIGYESVRRKATTAEKQHAQSIYDRINAGKSLLPWSIKATSHLANASWPVLLCFVLLACTGVLSGNLFYQVLAPLLALLGAGLVYLQGQSVNKLVALLSEESNNPIGQYLYCRSVGAKAAIRFDKIHQEAAGHTFRYRLKEGANQLSKRASDAKGSVTTNLTNFNKQRGTFQDVVAASSQLLSSVTQVSSHIQVAVEATEAVGSLTIESRHLAQQTGTTIGQVYQEVAEAKQVVSVLSEQSDKINELVHSISDIAEQTNLLALNAAIESARAGEAGRGFAVVADEVRALAIRTQNATQSIHSMTEELKKKTSDVTSTIDKGALVAQQGVESVNQVAEKMSEIEASIQRVVEMTAQINVSSEEQAGVARNLNDKMEVVDELSVNSIERAENIVLNITHIEEEAYEQGNLAERMKQ; from the coding sequence ATGCGTAAGATGCCTGTAACTGGAAAGGAAAATGATTTCCCTGAAAGCGATGTTTTAGTATCCAGCACGGATGTGAAAGGGCGAATTACCTTTGTTAATGATGCGTTTTGTGAGGTCGCAGGTTATCAACAAGCGAGCCTTATTGGCGCGCCTCATAACTTGATTCGACATCCTGATGTGCCGTCTGCTGTGTTTGCGGATATGTGGGCCAACTTAAAGCAAGGTCGTAGTTGGATGGGGATAGTGAAAAACCGTTGTGAAAATGGCGATCATTATTGGGTGAGTGCACACGTAAGTCCCTTGTTGGATGGCAGTAAAGTTATTGGTTATGAGTCCGTGCGTCGTAAAGCTACGACGGCTGAAAAGCAGCACGCTCAATCCATTTATGATCGAATTAATGCAGGAAAAAGTCTCTTGCCTTGGTCTATTAAGGCGACGTCTCATTTGGCAAATGCGAGTTGGCCTGTTCTCTTGTGTTTTGTGTTGTTGGCTTGCACGGGGGTGTTGTCTGGAAACCTGTTTTATCAGGTGTTAGCACCACTGTTGGCTTTATTGGGTGCAGGGCTAGTTTATCTTCAAGGTCAGTCTGTTAATAAGTTGGTCGCTTTATTGTCTGAAGAGTCGAATAATCCGATTGGCCAGTATCTGTATTGTCGTTCTGTGGGGGCAAAAGCCGCCATTCGCTTCGATAAAATCCATCAAGAAGCGGCCGGTCATACGTTTCGCTATCGTCTAAAAGAAGGGGCGAATCAATTAAGTAAGCGAGCTTCGGACGCGAAAGGCAGCGTGACCACCAACTTGACGAACTTTAATAAACAGCGCGGTACGTTCCAAGATGTGGTCGCAGCAAGTTCGCAATTGCTTTCCAGTGTGACTCAGGTGTCGTCTCATATTCAGGTGGCAGTTGAGGCGACAGAGGCGGTTGGCAGTTTAACAATAGAAAGTCGTCATCTTGCTCAACAAACGGGCACGACCATAGGTCAGGTTTATCAAGAGGTGGCAGAGGCAAAACAAGTGGTCTCTGTGTTATCTGAGCAAAGTGATAAAATCAATGAGTTGGTTCACTCAATTAGTGACATTGCCGAGCAGACAAACCTGTTGGCATTGAATGCTGCGATTGAGTCAGCTCGTGCCGGTGAGGCTGGTCGAGGTTTTGCTGTGGTGGCGGATGAGGTGCGAGCCTTGGCCATTCGTACGCAAAATGCGACACAAAGTATTCATAGCATGACGGAGGAGTTGAAAAAGAAAACCTCTGATGTCACGTCTACCATAGATAAAGGTGCTTTGGTGGCTCAGCAAGGAGTTGAAAGTGTGAATCAGGTCGCTGAAAAAATGAGTGAAATAGAGGCGTCTATTCAGCGTGTGGTGGAAATGACTGCGCAAATTAATGTTTCCTCTGAAGAGCAGGCAGGGGTTGCTCGCAACTTGAACGACAAAATGGAAGTGGTCGATGAGTTAAGTGTAAACAGTATCGAACGTGCTGAAAATATTGTGTTAAATATTACTCATATTGAAGAAGAGGCTTATGAGCAAGGTAACCTTGCTGAGCGCATGAAGCAGTAG
- the rplI gene encoding 50S ribosomal protein L9 — translation MEVILLDKVNKLGGIGDVAVVKPGYARNFLIPNKKAVMATKANLASFEERRAELEAQAAERKAEAETRAQSLEGKTFTIAANAGDEGKLFGSIGTRDIAEAISAEVEVSKAEVRLPEGTIRHTGSFEIDLQLHSEVVVAVTLVVTAE, via the coding sequence ATGGAAGTTATTCTACTCGACAAAGTAAACAAGCTAGGCGGTATTGGTGACGTTGCAGTTGTTAAACCAGGCTACGCTCGTAACTTTTTGATTCCAAACAAAAAAGCTGTAATGGCTACGAAAGCTAACTTGGCTAGCTTTGAAGAGCGTCGTGCTGAGCTTGAAGCTCAAGCTGCTGAGCGTAAAGCGGAAGCTGAAACACGTGCTCAATCACTAGAAGGTAAAACTTTCACAATCGCTGCGAATGCTGGTGATGAAGGTAAGCTTTTTGGTTCTATCGGTACTCGCGACATCGCTGAAGCCATTTCTGCAGAAGTAGAAGTGTCTAAAGCAGAAGTTCGTCTACCTGAAGGTACTATCCGCCACACAGGTTCTTTCGAGATCGATCTTCAGCTTCACTCTGAAGTTGTTGTTGCTGTGACATTGGTTGTGACGGCTGAATAA
- the dnaB gene encoding replicative DNA helicase — MQLDDSEVASIKLPPYSVEAERSVVGGLMLDPQAWEKVSELVIADDFYRPEHKLIFAVIARLADESEPVDVVTIGERLDKRGDLESIGGMAYLIEVAEATPSASNIASYADIVRERSILRRLISTTNDISSRAFHPEGMTAAEVLDEAERKIFQIAEGGEKKGGPRIASDILSATVDKIDELYHQDGAITGLSTGFTDLDAMTAGLQPADLVIVAGRPSMGKTTFAMNLVENAAMISDLPVIVFSLEMPSESLMMRMLSSLGRIDQTRMRSGQLIQEDWDKLMSAVKMLKDRKLFIDDTGGISPTEMRSRVRRIAREHGGVALIMVDYLQLMQIPGFTEGRTNEISEISRSLKAIAKEMDCPMVALSQLNRSLENRPNKRPVNSDLRESGAIEQDADVISFVYRDEVYHEDTPHKGIAEIIIGKQRNGPIGTCRLAFVGKYTRFEDLAPDAYRDFDDE, encoded by the coding sequence GTGCAATTAGATGATTCTGAAGTGGCTTCTATTAAGTTGCCTCCCTATTCGGTAGAAGCTGAACGTTCTGTCGTTGGCGGTTTGATGTTGGACCCGCAGGCTTGGGAAAAAGTGTCCGAGCTGGTTATTGCTGATGATTTTTATCGACCTGAGCATAAGTTAATCTTCGCGGTAATTGCTCGGTTGGCTGATGAGTCTGAGCCGGTCGATGTCGTGACCATTGGTGAGCGCCTAGACAAGCGAGGTGATTTGGAATCAATTGGTGGAATGGCTTATCTGATTGAGGTAGCCGAAGCGACCCCCAGTGCGTCCAACATTGCCTCATATGCGGACATTGTGCGTGAGCGTTCGATCTTACGCCGTTTGATTTCAACCACCAATGACATTTCCTCTCGTGCTTTTCATCCTGAAGGGATGACAGCAGCAGAAGTATTGGATGAAGCGGAACGTAAGATTTTTCAAATTGCCGAAGGCGGTGAAAAGAAAGGTGGACCAAGAATTGCTTCTGATATCTTGAGTGCGACTGTTGATAAAATCGATGAGCTTTATCATCAAGATGGTGCGATTACAGGGTTGAGTACAGGGTTTACCGATTTGGATGCCATGACCGCAGGATTACAACCAGCTGATTTGGTTATTGTGGCGGGTCGTCCCTCTATGGGTAAAACCACCTTCGCAATGAATTTGGTCGAAAATGCCGCGATGATCAGTGACCTTCCTGTAATTGTTTTCAGTTTGGAGATGCCTTCAGAGTCGTTGATGATGCGTATGTTGTCATCGCTGGGGCGAATTGATCAAACGCGCATGCGTTCGGGCCAATTGATCCAAGAAGATTGGGACAAATTGATGTCAGCGGTGAAGATGCTGAAGGATCGGAAGTTATTCATTGATGATACGGGTGGCATTAGCCCGACTGAAATGCGATCACGGGTTCGCCGTATTGCCCGAGAGCATGGTGGTGTGGCCCTTATCATGGTCGATTACCTTCAATTGATGCAGATTCCTGGCTTTACTGAAGGTCGAACGAACGAGATTTCTGAAATATCACGATCCCTTAAGGCCATTGCGAAAGAAATGGACTGTCCTATGGTGGCATTGTCCCAGCTAAACCGTAGTTTGGAGAACCGACCCAATAAGCGCCCAGTCAACTCGGACTTGCGTGAATCCGGAGCGATTGAGCAGGATGCGGATGTGATCTCCTTTGTATACCGTGACGAAGTGTACCACGAAGATACGCCACATAAAGGGATTGCAGAAATCATTATTGGTAAGCAGCGTAATGGTCCGATAGGTACTTGTCGTTTGGCTTTTGTGGGTAAATATACTCGTTTTGAAGATTTGGCGCCGGATGCTTACCGTGATTTTGATGACGAATAA
- a CDS encoding alpha/beta fold hydrolase — translation MRTPIETEAFGDESKQAIFMVSGWAMPKEVMANFARRLSERFYVVVANLPGVSLDEQWISRTRIGPNYDIDALTEQLIDLAPGNAWWLGWSLGGMISTYVAARRSSCVMGLITFSSSPSFVQREGWSDAMSEIDFDAFVALVDQQPEQGLKRFVMLQAKGAQSDRQLVKQLQSLLPVATLNQAALIGGLRMLKSLDVRRELSLLDRPNLHVFGGKDALVSAQCLEQQTDVNPLQEILIMPNCAHQAFLEEEEACVQAVENFIDANNS, via the coding sequence ATGCGTACACCTATTGAAACGGAAGCTTTCGGCGACGAGTCTAAACAAGCTATATTTATGGTGTCTGGTTGGGCCATGCCAAAAGAGGTTATGGCCAATTTTGCGCGACGTTTGAGTGAGCGTTTCTATGTTGTGGTAGCGAATTTGCCGGGTGTTTCTCTTGATGAACAGTGGATCTCTCGAACTCGTATTGGGCCAAATTACGATATCGATGCCTTGACTGAGCAGCTGATTGATTTAGCACCGGGCAATGCTTGGTGGTTGGGTTGGTCTTTGGGTGGGATGATCTCAACCTATGTAGCGGCTCGCCGTTCCAGTTGCGTTATGGGGCTTATTACCTTTTCCAGTTCCCCTAGTTTTGTGCAGCGAGAGGGGTGGTCTGATGCTATGTCAGAAATCGATTTTGATGCCTTTGTTGCTTTGGTTGATCAACAGCCAGAACAAGGTCTTAAGCGTTTTGTGATGTTGCAGGCCAAAGGGGCACAGAGCGACCGTCAATTGGTTAAGCAATTGCAGTCCTTATTGCCTGTTGCTACCTTGAATCAAGCCGCTTTGATTGGCGGTTTGCGCATGCTTAAGTCGCTTGATGTGCGCCGTGAGCTGTCATTATTGGATAGGCCAAACTTACACGTATTTGGTGGCAAGGATGCGCTAGTGTCTGCGCAATGTTTAGAGCAGCAGACGGACGTAAACCCTCTACAAGAGATTTTGATCATGCCAAATTGTGCTCATCAAGCGTTTTTGGAAGAAGAAGAGGCTTGT